Genomic window (Bradyrhizobium sp. 186):
CCTTCAGCGTGGCGGCACCGAGCGTGCCGTCTTCGCCGGTCCCGTTCAAGAGCACGCCGACGGCTTGCTCGGCGCGCTCTTCCGCGAGCGATACCAGGAAGCTGTCGATGGTGGCCCGCTCGCCCGGCCTCTGCTCCGCCTTCCGCACCGCGAAGCGGCCGCCCTGAATGGTGGTGATCATTGCAGCCGGACTGATATAGATCGTCCGACCTTCGACCGGCGCTCCATCGCTGATTTCGGAAAGCCTCGCCTCCTTGGCGCGGCCGATGAGCCCGCGCAGCCGCTCGTCAGCGAGCGCCTCGCGATTTTGAAGCACGAGGACGACCGCCTGGTCTTCGCTAAGCGTCAGCTTGGCGAAGAAGTGGTCGATACTGTCGAGCGTCCCCGCCGATGCGCCCACGCCGATGATCAACGGGGCCATGGCCTGACGCTCCCTGTCCTCCGGCACCTTGCCGACTTCGCTCATGATTGACGCTACTCTCGCTATCCGGCGATCAACAGCCAGCTTTCTGCAGTTGGCAGAAATCGACGTTATCCCAAGATACAAAAGGAGAGAACGGTTTCCGCGGGCTCGGCAGACCCCGGGGCCCGGGGGGAAAGCGCACCGCAGAGCGACGATCGCGGCGGGCCGCGCCGAATTCACACGATCGTACGTCGATCCGACCGGAACGGGGCCGGCTAAGCCACGTTCTCGAGGTGATTCAACCGCTGGAGGATCAGTGTGCGATGCCGCTCCCACTCCACCAGGGTCTGCTTGAGCAGTTCCACCAGTCTTTCCGCCTGCCGCGAGTCATATCCCCCGGATTGGAGCTCCTGCACCCGGATCTCCTGGTATCGGATCCGCAGCAAGCCTTCCTCGATGTCGGTATCAGCCTTGCTCAGGTGGCGCCGCTCCTGGCGAAGCTGCGCGGTACGTTCGGTCGGGGACATGCCCATCACGACGGCTCTCCCTCTCGCTGACGCTGACGCAGCACGGGATCGAGCGACTGTAGCACGACGCGCCGGATCATGTCGGCATATTCGCGATATTCGACGGCACGCAGCGCGTACATTTCGGCCACTGCGGGCCTGCCGGTGCGCCGGCCATTCTCCGCCATGCGGTGGACTAGCTCGGCGCGCTCCTCGATGATCCGGAGCGCGACGCGCAAGGCCTCGTCGACCTGTCCCTCCTGCTCCTTGGCGAGGGCATCAGCGGTGTAGGCGTGGCCGACCTGACAGCGAAACCGCATGGGATGAGCCTCTTTCACCCCCGAAAGGACCCCGCCACAGCGCGGACATGTCAGCGCCGAGGGATCCGCGATCCCGGCCAGGCTTATGGAGCCGATCCTTTCGCCGGCCGCGATTTCAACCTCGAGGCGGATGTCGGGAGCAACAGGAAGCACCGCGCCCGGCGCTTCCTGGGTCAATCCGGAAAGAACGTCGCCGAGCCGCGCAGCGGGAATGCAGAGATCGGCAACGGTTGCCTCCAGCGCGCGCTGCGGCATTTCCGCCGAGATGGCATCCGCGGGATCCTGGACCAGCGCCATCCCGCCGCAGCGCTTGATCGCTTGGAGACCGGCGGCACCGTCCGACAGCGATCCGCTGAGCACGACTCCGATCACGCGGGGGCCGTGATGCAGTGCGGCGGAGCGGAACAGCGCGTCGATCGCTGGCCGCACCATGTTTTCCCGCGGACCGCGCCCGAGCCGGAGGCGATCTGCCGACAGCAGCAGATGGTGATCGGGGGCTGCCAGATACACGTGGCCGCGCTCGAACGTCATGCCGTCCATGGCCTGATGCACCGGTAGCTTGCCGGCGGCAGCCGCGACCGTCGAAAGAATGCCGATCCCCTGCGCCGGAATGTGCAGAACGATGAAGATGGCTGCCGGCACATCCGGCGGCAGTCCCCCCAGGATCTGCTTCAGCGGCGCGGTAGCGCCTGCCGAACCGCCGATGACAATGATATCGCGGTTGCTCATGGAACCCATCACGCGATGCTTCGTTTGCACCAAGGCGTCGTTGGCGCGTATGTTCCTACCATTCGCGGGATGCCGGAGGAAAAATGGCGGTGTCGGCAAACTCGTCGCGTAGCGGGGCTCCATTGTCGGGACGCCGTATCCTCGTCGTCGAGGACGAGTATTTTCTCGCCGACGACATCAGCCGTGCGCTGCGGCTGCACGGCGCCGAAGTTGCGGGACCGGTCGGTGAGCTCGACGATGCGCTTCCCGTCCTGAACGGAGGCGGCGTTCTCGATGGCGCGGTACTCGACGTGAACATTCGCAGCGAAATGATTTTCCCCATTGCGCACGCGCTCAGGACACGCCATGTGCCGTTCGTGTTCACGACCGGCTACGACAAGGTCAGCATTGCCCCGGAATTCCGGGACGTGATGCTCTGGGAAAAACCGATCGACCTGACGGCGATGGTCCGCGGATTGATCGAATTGATGGGCGATCGGCCAGCTTGACGCACGTGCAATCAGCCGTCCTATAGCACCTATAGCAGCCTGCTCCAGGTCAGCCACGCCGCGACGACGAGACACAAGGTGATGGCCAGGTAAGGCAGGCCGAGGCGCCAGGCCGAAGCCACCCTGCCCGTTAGCTCAGCGTCATCCATATGATTGCCCCAAGCATGACCAGAAAGCCCGTCATCGCCGTGGCAATGAAAACCCGTTCGACGCGGTCCATCGCCGTCGTAGCCCCTTGCCAAGGTGACTTTGACGGTTCGGGAGGCTTTCCGCATTAGGCCATGTGAATCGGTCAGTCACGTTGCCGTGCCAATCGTGCAGCCCGGAAGTGTCCGCGGATGGGCCATCAGATCCTGCACGTCTTCGGTGCGCATATGCGCGAAACGCCGCGCGCGCCCGTTCCTCGGGGCGGCTGGCCGATCGCAGCCGGTGGTCCCGCGTGTCTATTCTCGCCACAACGCCGCCAGCTCCTCGGCGGTCACCAGGTCGACCTGGCCGTGGAAGCGGGTGCGGTACATCGTCATGAGCGCGTCGTGGCCGACGTCGGACGAACTGCATAGCGCGTCCTCCACGATCACGACCCGAAAGCCGAGATCGACCGCGCTCAGGACCGTCGACAGCACGCAGACGTCCGTCTCGGCACCGGTGATCACCACCGTGCCGATCCCCTTCTCGATCAGCAGGCTTGCCAGGCTGGAGCTGCTGAACGCCGAATAGGCCGGCTTGTCGACGACGAGGGCCGGCGGATTGAACCGGGCCAGCGCCGGCACGAGTTCGAGACCGGACGGCGGCAGGTAGCTGCGCGTTGCCTGCTTCCAGCGGCGAAAATAGCTCTGCCACTGGCCGGGACGATCTTCCGGATCCTGCGGCGTGATGAAGCGCGTGAAGATTGTTCTGGCCTGATGGCGCGAGACGATCGAGGCGATCGTCGGCAGGACCCTCTCCATCCAGGGCGTCTCCCAGAGACCGCCGCGAGCGAAGATATTCTGCATGTCGATGCAGAGGTGAACGGCATTCCTGATGCCGCCGACCTCCGACTTGCTGTCCCTCATGATCCTCCACCGTCGGATGCTTGCGCAGTCCCGCGCTGCGGGGCTGCGATAGAATTCCGCCGGCCGCCGTTCCGTTCCTGTTGGATCGACCGGCTGTGCACCCGCGCTGATCGCGGCAGCGCGCATGCGATGACCCGATCGTCGCTCGGCGTTTCGATAGGCAGCAGGGACGGGATGCCGAAGGAGGATCACGACGCCTCTGGCTGGCGACGCAGTGCTGATCGCGTCAGTCTCCGTGCGATTTCCCTGCTAACAGAGAATTTTACAGGGAATTTTGCGATTTCGACGCGTCAGAGGCCGGCTGGGGAGCAAGAATCTGCTGTGCCGCAGCGACTTCTCGCGTAATTCCCTACGAGGATTAGCAACGAAAAATATTTAGGAGATCAGGGAAATTTATACCAGTATCAGGGAACAAGTTCCTCAACTACGCCGACATGCGGCCGTCGGCAGCATGTGCTGGGCCCACCAGTCTGGCGATCAAATCGCGATGCACACTTGATCCCAGTCGCCGGCAGGATCACACTAAGTAGGCGAGACGCGGGCCGATCACGAGTAGCAGCAGCAAGACGATCCGACGGTTGCCGCCCCCATGCATGGAGCCGAGGCTTATCAATCTTGCGGTCGGAAGCGATACCGGCTTGCACAAAGTGTGGCAGCTCGCAAAAACGGCGCAAAAACGGGAGGACCACGCGAGGCTCCGCATATATAATCCAACCACCCAATGAGCTGGGCGGCTATATCGGGAGAGGGTCACCAGGCAACAACCGTCGGCGCAACTTTCGGTTTTACTCTCCTCCAGCGAAGCGGGAGGTGCATGCATGACCTACGCTAAGCCTGCCCCGATCGCCATACCCACGGAGCCCATTGGCAGCATTCCGAGGCCTCCTGATCTCATCCAGAAACTCGCCCAAGTCGACAGCGAGGACCCCGCCCTTGCCGCTCGTTACGAAGAGGCAGTTCGAGACACCATCGAACGGTTTGAAGCCACGGGATCTCTAGTCGTCACGGACGGCGAACAGAGGAAGTATCACAATTTCTTGACATACTGCGTACATGGGCTTCCGAACACGTCCGCGGACGGGTTCAAAATCCCATTCTCGGACGGTCACACGCGGCGTATGTTGCGGCTAACGCGCGGCCCGTTTCGTTATTTGCGCTACGCAGATTCGTATCTGGATGTGGCCATGCGCTATGCGCACGTGCCCGTCAAGCAGGCCGTGATATCGCCGTCAGCCTTGAGCCTGATGTACCCAGCCGAAGGCATTCCGGACTATCCGCGAGAACAATTCATCGAAGATCTGCTGCGCGAGCATGAAACCGAGATACGACGTTGCCTACAAAAAGGAGCGCATAAAGTTCAGATAGACTTTACCGAAGCGCGTCTCGCCACGAAGATCGACCCCTCCGGGCAGCTCCTTGACAGTTTCATTGACCTCAACAATCTCGCGCTGTCGCGTTTCTCACCAGAAGAGCGCAGGCGCATCGGGGTTCATACGTGTCCCGGGGGCGATTTCCATGCGACGCACAGCGCGGACGTCGATTACGCAGATTTGCTGCCCAGGTTCTTTGAGCTAAAGGCAGACAATTTCTATGTTGCGCTTGCCTGTGAGCAGGACCGTCGACGAGTGCTAAAGATCATCCGGAAATACCTGAAACCGAGGCAGCGGATCTTTGTCGGCGTCATTTCGCCCAACCGTGCAGGCATTGAGTCCGCGGAAGAGGTGCGCGACCGTGTACTGGAGGCGTTAGAGTACATACCGATCGAGCAACTCGGTACTACTGACGACTGCGGTTTCGCGCCTTTCAGCGACGACACCTCGACGAGCCGCGATACCGCCTTCGCAAAGATTCGCGCCCGAGTATTGGGTACAGCACTGGCCGAGAATTTGATCGGAGGTGATCATCATGACACGGGATAACGAGGATAAGTTACTGCGTTCGGTTGCCCTTCAGAACGCTGAAAGTATTCGCGCCGTGCGGCTGCGTGCCGAGCAGCAAGCCGAAGCTGCCCTGCGCGAGCAGGCGAACCTGCTGAACCTCACGCATGACGCCATCTTCGTCCGCGACATGAATGGAACCGTGAAGTACTGGAACCGCGGCGCAGAGGATTTATACGGATGGCCGGCGGAGAAAGCGGTTGGCAGAGTCATTCAGGAGTTGCTCAAGACCATCTTCCAGGTCCCCCTCGAGCAGATCGAGGAAGAAGTTATCGGTGCAGGCCGCTGGGAAGGCGAGCTCGTACAGACCAAGAAGGACGGCAGCCAGGTTGTCGTGGCCAGCCGGTGGTCTTTGCAACGTGACGAGCGCAGCGCGCCGGTTGCGATCCTGGTCATCAACAACGACATCACCAAACGCAAGCGCGCCGAAGAGGTTGCCCGCAGGAGCGAAAAAGAGCTTCGCGACGTCGTCAACGCGGTTCCGGCGTTTGTCTGGAGCACGCTTCCCGACGGCGCCGTGGATTTCGTCAATGACCGTTGGCTCGAGTTCACGGGTTTGTCGCCGCAGGATGCGTTGGGTTGGAACTGGGAAGCCGCGGTTCATCCCGATGACAGGTCGAGGGTCGTCGCCGAGCGACGCGCAGCACTGAAGAACGGACGATCGACCGAAGGTGAAATGCGGGTGCGGCGGGCGGACGGGGAATTTCGCTGGTGGTTCTTCCGCAACGTGCCGCTGCACGATGAAACGGGAAACATCGCGAAGTGGTATGGAACCGCGATTGATATCGACGACCGCAAGCGCGCAGAAGCCCTGCTCGCCGCGGAGAAACGGATCCTCGAGATGGTCGCTAAAGGGGATTCTCTCATCGAAATTCTTGATAGCCTGTGCCGACTGGTGGAGGAACCAGCCAAGGGTGTCCTCGCGTCGATCTTGTTGTTGGATGGCGACCGTCTGCGACATGGAGGCGCCCCTAGCCTTCCAAAGGCCTACACCGATGCGATCAATGGCGCTGTGATTGGACGATCAGCCGGCTCCTGCGGGACAGCCGCATACCGCGGCGAACCGGTAATTGTAGAGGACATCGCGACCGACCCGTTGTGGGCGGACTATCGTGACTTGGCTTTGCCCCATTCTCTGCGCGCCTGTTGGTCCACACCGGTTTTCTCGTCGCAAGGCAAAGTGATTGCGACGTTCGCAATGTATTATCGCGAGCCGCGCCGACCGACCCAGCGGGATCAAGAGATCATTGACCAGATCACGCACCTCACTGGTGTCGCGATCCAAAAGAAATTGGCAGAGGAGAAGCTAGAGCGAAGCGAGGCGTATCTGGCCGAAGCGGAGAAGCTGACGCACACCGGCAGTTGGGCTTGGGATCCCCGCACCCAAAAGGTGCTCTACTGCTCCGAAGAAATGTTCCGAATTTTCGGATTGGATCCGGGGGAGAGTTTACCGGCTCGCAACAATTTTTGGCAGCGAATCCACCCCGAGGATCGCGATTGGGTAGCCAAGAGATTTGAGGAGTCGCTTCGCGAAAGAGTAGATATCTTCGATGAGTTTAGGGTTCTTCTGCCAGACGAAACAGTTAGGCACATCAATTCCTCAAGCCATCCGGTTCTCGATGAGAACGGCGAGTTCATCGAGTTTGTTGGTACTGCTGTAGATGTGACAGAACGCAAACGCGCTGAGCTCGAGCGTCGACGCTTGGCGTCATTGGTTGAGCAGGCCGCCGATCTTATGGCGATTACCGACCTCAGCGGTGGGACGCCGATCTACCTGAACAAAGCTGGGCTGAGAATGGTCGGATTCGACAGCTGGGAAGAAGCCAGTAGGAGGCGCGGAATTCACTACATTTTCCCCGGGGACCGTCAGTTTGTGAATGAGGTCCTTTGGCCGACCGTGCTGGAAAAGGGCTCCTGGTCGGGAGAGATGAGCTTCCGCCATTTCAAGACCGGAGATCCAATCCCGATCCTCTATTCGGCCTTTCGGATCGACGATCCGGAGACCGGTCAGCCTGTGAACGTCGGGAACGTGTGCCGCGATATCACCGAGCTCAAGCGGGCGGAAGAGAAGCTGCGCGCTAGCGAACAGCGCCTCTTCGATGCCCAGATGGAGCTCGCACATGTAACGCGCGTGACGACACTGGGGGAGATGACAGCCTCGATCGCCCACGAAATAAACCAACCGCTCGCAGCCTTGGTCGCCAACGCCGAGGCCTGTCTGCGCTGGCTCGACCGCGGAACTCCCGACCTAGACGGAGCGCGCCGCTCGGTGGAGTGGATAATCGACGACGGCAATCGGGCGAGTGAGGTGATCAAGCGCATCCGGGCGCTCGCGAAAAAGACTAACATTGAGAAGGGGCCACTCGACATCAATGACGTCATCAGAGAGGTCATCGCGCTGGTGCAGCGTCAGCTAGTCGGCCACCAGGTATCATTGCGAACGGGGTTAGCACCCGCTTTACCCTCTATCCTGGGTGATCGGGTGCAACTGCAGCAGGTGATTCTCAACCTGGTGATGAATGGCATTGAAGCGATGCAAACGGTCACGGATCGACCGCGCGAATTGGTGATCCGATCCCGCCAGGACGAGAAACAAAAAGTGCTCGTAAGTGTGACGGATTGCGGCCCCGGGATCTCCGCAGAGAATGCGGACCGGCTGTTTACCGCCTTCTTCACAACCAAATCCAGCGGCATGGGTATGGGACTCTCGATCTGCCGATCGATCATGGAAGCCCACGAGGGCCGGCTGTGGTCCGTGGCAAACCTACCCCACGGTGCCACGTTTCAGTTTACCCTGCCAGTGAATGCAGACACTGTGTCGTGAGGTTGTGCCATAAACAGTCCAATGGACAGTCCCGCTCGCTGGGCCAAGCTCACCCACGTCACAGGCGAACGACCTTTTAATGATGCCTGACCGGAATCAGCGAAGGACCGTTCAGGTTAACCGGCAGTATTTCGAAGAGCACGTGCACCATGGGTGCATCCGTCTTGTTAAAAACGGTGTGGTTTATATCGCCAGATTCAAAGAAGAAATCGCCCGGGCCGTAAACTACAGTCTTATCCGGCAAGACGTAAGTCATGTAGCCGGAGGTGACTTGGCGGATGCCGGGGCCCTCGTGATTGTGCTCGCCCACATGTCCGCCGGGGGCAAGCGTCAACTCGGTGACTCTGAGCTTGTACTTTCCATTGATCTCCTTAAGGAACCCTTCAAGCGGCGCCTCGAACTTGATTTTGGCGACCAAGCCGTTGGTATCGACTTTGACTGGGCTTACGCCTACTTGCGCGCGCGCCTCGCCCGCCTGTCCAAGCAATGCCACGAACGGTGCCGTTGCGAGAGCCAGAAGAAAATCGCGTCTGATGGGTTTATCGTTTGGCATGATAAATCTCCTGTTGCCGCTAGTCGAAGCCAATGGCAATCGAAGCTGCAGCGTAAACCGCTCGCCGAGCCCTAAACTAGTGCGAAGACCGGACTACTTCCGCACCCCCGCGCGGCGTGATACGCTCAATCATGCACCGTTACGGCCAATATTGTCCCGTGGCGCGAGCGGCGGAAATCCTTGCCGACCGTTGGACCGTGCTCATCGTCCGCGAGCTGCTTGCCGACGTTAATCACTTCAACGAACTTGAGCGCGGTCTTCCTCACATGTCCCGCACGCTGCTTGCGGGACGGCTGCGGCGGTTGCAGCAAGCCGGCGTGCTGGAACGGCGCGGTGCCTCACGGGGCAAGCAGACTGAATACCTCCGCCGGGCGCGACCTGCAATCGATTATCGACCAACTCGGCGGATGGGGAGCGCGCTGGGCTTTCGGTGATCCGCGGCCGAACGAACTCGATCCCGTCGTCCTGCTGTGGTGGATGCGGCGCCGCGTGCGCATCGAGGCCATAGGGAAACGCCGCGTGGTGATCCAGTTCGACTTCGGTGGCGGGCCGAGGCAGCGCTATTGGCTCTTGATCGAGCGCGCGGACGTTTCGGTCTGTCTCAAGAACCCCGGCTTCGATATCGATGTGATCGTCTCGACGGACATCGTGGCGTTTTATAGAGTTTGGCTGGGGCGCGTAAGCTTCTCCGAAGCCTTGCATAGGCAGCCGGTCCGGCTGGACGGGACGCCCGCCGACGTTCGAGCTTTCTCGGGTTGGTTTGCTTGGAGCCGATGGCAGACACGGGTACGCGCTGCGCTGGCCGATCGGCGGACTGCGTCGTCCAACGATCGTCATCCCAGGCTAGCCAAGAGGAGCATAGGCTGAAGCTGTTGCGTCATTCGGTATGTCCGGGTTGGGTCAATCGCG
Coding sequences:
- a CDS encoding cysteine hydrolase; the encoded protein is MRDSKSEVGGIRNAVHLCIDMQNIFARGGLWETPWMERVLPTIASIVSRHQARTIFTRFITPQDPEDRPGQWQSYFRRWKQATRSYLPPSGLELVPALARFNPPALVVDKPAYSAFSSSSLASLLIEKGIGTVVITGAETDVCVLSTVLSAVDLGFRVVIVEDALCSSSDVGHDALMTMYRTRFHGQVDLVTAEELAALWRE
- a CDS encoding chemotaxis protein CheB, whose product is MSNRDIIVIGGSAGATAPLKQILGGLPPDVPAAIFIVLHIPAQGIGILSTVAAAAGKLPVHQAMDGMTFERGHVYLAAPDHHLLLSADRLRLGRGPRENMVRPAIDALFRSAALHHGPRVIGVVLSGSLSDGAAGLQAIKRCGGMALVQDPADAISAEMPQRALEATVADLCIPAARLGDVLSGLTQEAPGAVLPVAPDIRLEVEIAAGERIGSISLAGIADPSALTCPRCGGVLSGVKEAHPMRFRCQVGHAYTADALAKEQEGQVDEALRVALRIIEERAELVHRMAENGRRTGRPAVAEMYALRAVEYREYADMIRRVVLQSLDPVLRQRQREGEPS
- a CDS encoding response regulator, with amino-acid sequence MAVSANSSRSGAPLSGRRILVVEDEYFLADDISRALRLHGAEVAGPVGELDDALPVLNGGGVLDGAVLDVNIRSEMIFPIAHALRTRHVPFVFTTGYDKVSIAPEFRDVMLWEKPIDLTAMVRGLIELMGDRPA
- a CDS encoding cupin domain-containing protein, with the protein product MPNDKPIRRDFLLALATAPFVALLGQAGEARAQVGVSPVKVDTNGLVAKIKFEAPLEGFLKEINGKYKLRVTELTLAPGGHVGEHNHEGPGIRQVTSGYMTYVLPDKTVVYGPGDFFFESGDINHTVFNKTDAPMVHVLFEILPVNLNGPSLIPVRHH
- a CDS encoding helix-turn-helix domain-containing protein produces the protein MHRYGQYCPVARAAEILADRWTVLIVRELLADVNHFNELERGLPHMSRTLLAGRLRRLQQAGVLERRGASRGKQTEYLRRARPAIDYRPTRRMGSALGFR
- a CDS encoding PAS domain S-box protein — protein: MTRDNEDKLLRSVALQNAESIRAVRLRAEQQAEAALREQANLLNLTHDAIFVRDMNGTVKYWNRGAEDLYGWPAEKAVGRVIQELLKTIFQVPLEQIEEEVIGAGRWEGELVQTKKDGSQVVVASRWSLQRDERSAPVAILVINNDITKRKRAEEVARRSEKELRDVVNAVPAFVWSTLPDGAVDFVNDRWLEFTGLSPQDALGWNWEAAVHPDDRSRVVAERRAALKNGRSTEGEMRVRRADGEFRWWFFRNVPLHDETGNIAKWYGTAIDIDDRKRAEALLAAEKRILEMVAKGDSLIEILDSLCRLVEEPAKGVLASILLLDGDRLRHGGAPSLPKAYTDAINGAVIGRSAGSCGTAAYRGEPVIVEDIATDPLWADYRDLALPHSLRACWSTPVFSSQGKVIATFAMYYREPRRPTQRDQEIIDQITHLTGVAIQKKLAEEKLERSEAYLAEAEKLTHTGSWAWDPRTQKVLYCSEEMFRIFGLDPGESLPARNNFWQRIHPEDRDWVAKRFEESLRERVDIFDEFRVLLPDETVRHINSSSHPVLDENGEFIEFVGTAVDVTERKRAELERRRLASLVEQAADLMAITDLSGGTPIYLNKAGLRMVGFDSWEEASRRRGIHYIFPGDRQFVNEVLWPTVLEKGSWSGEMSFRHFKTGDPIPILYSAFRIDDPETGQPVNVGNVCRDITELKRAEEKLRASEQRLFDAQMELAHVTRVTTLGEMTASIAHEINQPLAALVANAEACLRWLDRGTPDLDGARRSVEWIIDDGNRASEVIKRIRALAKKTNIEKGPLDINDVIREVIALVQRQLVGHQVSLRTGLAPALPSILGDRVQLQQVILNLVMNGIEAMQTVTDRPRELVIRSRQDEKQKVLVSVTDCGPGISAENADRLFTAFFTTKSSGMGMGLSICRSIMEAHEGRLWSVANLPHGATFQFTLPVNADTVS